The following nucleotide sequence is from Tardiphaga sp. 709.
CGGCTGGCAATGACCGGCATCACCTGCGCCAGCACATCCGGCTGCATCGCCAGCGCGCCGACGGCAGCGCGCGTCATGGTGATCGGACAGAGATGTCCGGTCTCGACCTGCGCCGCCATGTAGAATTTTGCGGCGCGCGCCACTTCGGACGCGCCGCGTGCGGACTTGCCGTCACGCGTCCATGTCGAATTGTGAATTCCCGCTGCAATGCTCTGTGTCATCAGCTCGTGATAGGCCGGATGAAACTCAACCTCATCACGCCGGTTGCCGCGCGCATCGAAAGTCCGCAGCTTCGGCGTATTCTCGTTGGCCAGCCGCGCGCGCTGCGCCATCTCGGCCGATCCCCACAGCTGACCGAATTCGGCGTGGTCGACATAGGCGAACGAGCCCTCATTCATCGCAACCGCCTCCACGAGCGGCCGGTCCAGCTCGAACAGATTGACGCCCTCGAACGGTGGCGACTGGTTAAGCACCGCATGGATGGCAGAGGTGACGTCGGTCATGAATCAGTTCCGGCTGGAGGCGGTATTGCGAATCATTTTACGCCGGATCGACCGGGATTTCACGGGGCTATCTTGCCTGCCGTGCAATCGGGAAATCGTAGGCGCGTGCGCCTGCGCCGGGCAGCGAGAAGTGCCACCATTCCTTGGAATAATTCACGAAGCCCTGCTTGCCCATCGCCGACGTCAGGAGTTCCCGCCAGCGCCGCTGTGCGGGTGAAATCGCGCGCGATCCGGTATGCGCCTGCGCATCGGAGCAATCGTAACCCGTGCCCATGTCGACGCTGGCCTCCGGCGCACGCTGCGCTTCCGGCGCGATGCAGCTTGCATAGGCCTTGTTCGGATCAAATGTCGGCGACGCCGGCGCGCGCAGATCGACCAGCGTCAGATCGAGCGCCGCGCCGGTGGAGTGGCCGGAGCGCTCGGCGATATAGCCGAGCCTGAACAGATCGGCTTTGCTGAAGCCAGGGTTGTAACGCTTCTGCGCCGGTGTCTCGTTGCCATCGCGCGCCCACGCCACCATGTCGCGCGACGCCCGCGCGGGGCGATAGCAGTCCAGCATTTTCAGCGACAGGTTTTGCGCCATCAACTCGCGTTGCACCTTCTGCAGAGCAAGGCCGACCGGGCGTTTCACCACGCATTCCGCGCTATCATAGCCGCTGAGCTTGCGGCCGACGAAATTGTTGACGCCGGCATAGCGGATGTCCTGCTGGATCGAGGGATCGATATCGCGCAGGAACACGAAATCATCGGGCAGGTTTTGCGCATGCGCGACGACTGCACTGAAGGCCAGAAAAAGCCACGCCGAAACCGTCGCGACCACCTGGTTCAGAGCATGTCTCATGACCGGTTCCGGAGCTCCAACCAAGGCGATTCTGCAGGGATTTGGTCTCATCATCTTTACCCTGCCGCCGGACTGACCGGGGGATAACCCGAAACCGGCCGAATCGCGCTTGCTCCGCTTTTCAACTCTGCCTATAGCTTTCGTTTTAATGACCCAAGCCACGAAATCCTCTTTCGTCCTCGGACACCGGCATTTGCTGGGCATCGAGGGCCTTTCCGCCGCGGATATCACCGGCCTCCTCGACCTGTCCGAGGAATATGTCGAGCTGAACCGCCAGGTCGACAAAAAGCGCTCCAGCCTGCGCGGTCGTACCCAGATCAATCTGTTTTTCGAGAATTCGACACGTACCCAGTCGTCGTTCGAGCTGGCCGGCAAGCGGCTCGGCGCCGACGTCATGAACATGTCGGTGTCATCGTCCTCGATCAAAAAGGGCGAGACGCTGATCGACACCGCGATGACGCTGAATGCGATGCATCCGGACATTCTGGTGATGCGCCATCATGCCTCCGGCGCGGTCGAACTCCTGGCGCGCAAGGTCGACGGCTCCGTCATCAATGCCGGCGACGGCGCCCATGAACATCCGACGCAAGCCCTGCTCGACGCATTGACCATCCGTCGCAACAAGGGCCGGCTCGAAGGTCTCGTGATCGCGATCTGCGGCGACGTGCTGCATTCGCGGGTCGCGCGTTCCAACATTCTCCTGCTCAACACCATGGGCGCCCGCGTCCGCGTCGTTGCGCCCTCCACGCTGCTGCCGCCGGGCATCGAGCGCATGGGCGTCGAGGTCGCGCGCGATATGCGCGAGGGCCTCAACGGCGCCGACATCGTGATGATGCTGCGGCTGCAGCGCGAACGCATGAACGGCTCCTTCGTGCCGTCCTCCGCCGAATATTTCCAGTATTTCGGCCTCGACCAGAAGAAGCTCGCTTACGCCAAGCCCGATGCGCTGGTGATGCATCCCGGCCCGATGAACCGCGGCGTCGAGATCGACTCCCTCGTCGCGGACGGCGCGCAGTCGCTGATCCGCGAACAGGTCGAGATGGGCGTGGCGGTCCGCATGGCCGTGCTCGAAGCGCTCGCGCGCAACCTGCCGAACGCGTGACGCCATGCTGACAGACCGCCGCCCTATCCTCCTCGCCAATGCGCACCTGATCGATCCGTCATGTGACCTCGACGGTCCCGGGGATGTGCTGATCGCCGATGGCATGATCCGCGACGCCCGCCGCGGCATTGGCGCGGCCGGCGTGCCCGAAGGCACCGACATCATCAATTGCGCCGGCAAGGTCGTGGCGCCCGGCCTCGTCGACATGCGCGCTTTCGTCGGCGAACCCGGCGCCAGCCACCGTGAGACTTTCGCCTCTGCCAGCCGTGCAGCCGCAGCCGGCGGCATCACCACCATCATCTGCCAGCCGGACACCTCGCCAACCATCGACAATTCCGCCACCGTCGATTTCGTGCTGCGGCGCGCCCGCGACACCGCCATCGTCAACATCCATCCGATGGCCGCCCTGACCAAGGGCCTCGAAGGCCATGAGATGACGGAGATCGGGCTGCTGAAAGCGGCCGGCGCGGTGGCCTTCACGGATGCCGACAAGAGCATCACCAACGCACAGATCATGCGCCGCGCGCTGACCTATGCACGCGATTTCGACGCGCTGATCGTGCATTACACCGAGGATCCCGACCTCGTCGGCGAAGGCGTGATGAATGAAGGCGAGCGCGCCTCGCGGCTCGGCCTGATGGGAATTCCCAATGCGGCCGAAGCCATCATGCTGGAGCGCGACATGCGCCTCGTCGCCCTCACCGGCGGGCGCTACCATGCGGCATCGCTGACCTGCATCGAATCCATCGAGATCCTGAAGCGCGCCCGCGACGCCGGCTTGCGTGTCAGCGCCTCCGCGTCGATCAATCACCTGACGCTGAACGAAAACGATATCGGGCCCTATCGCTCCTATCTCAAATTGTCGCCGCCGCTCCGCACCGAAGAGAACCGCCGCGCGCTGGTCGAGGCCGTCGCGTCAGGATTGATCGACGTCATCATGTCCGACCACAATCCGCAGGACGTCGAGACCAAGCGGCTGCCATTTGCAGAAGCCGCGCCGGGTGCCATCGGCCTCGAAACAATGCTGTCGGCGGGATTGCGGCTGATCCACAATGGCGAGCTCACCTTCACCCAGTTGATCCGTGCGATGTCGACACGCCCGGCCGAACTGCTCGGCCTGCCCGGCGGCACGCTGCGCCCCGGCGCTGTCGCCGACATCATTGTCATTGACGCCGATGTGCCGTGGGTGCTGGATCCCGCGGACCTGAAGTCGCAATGCAAGAATACGCCATTCGACGAAGCCCGCTTCACGGGGCGCGTCGCACGCACTATTGTCGGCGGACGCACCGTTTACGAGCACGTCTGACGCGATAAGCGCGTCTCAGGGCACCGAAAGCGCGAAGCGCGTCTGGGAGCACGAAAGTGCGAAGCGCGTCTTAGAATAGAGGTCCAATGATCGTTCTCTACATATTCGCTGCCGCGCTCGGTTATTTCCTGGGCTCCGTCCCGTTCGGACTGGTGCTGACCAAGCTCGCCGGCACGCAGGATATCCGCACCATCGGCTCGGGCAATATCGGCGCCACCAATGTGCTCCGCACCGGCCGCAAGGGCCTCGCGGCGGCGACGCTGCTGCTCGACGCCCTCAAGGGGACCGTGGCCGTGATCATCGCCGGCAGCGTCGGCGGTCCCGTCCCGGCCATGATCGCCGGTCTCTTCGCTTTCCTGGGACACCTGTTCCCGGTCTGGCTCGGCTTCAAGGGCGGCAAGGGTGTTGCTGTCTATATCGGCATCATGTTCGGCCTGTACTGGCCTGCCGCCATCGTGTTCTGTCTCGCCTGGCTCGCCTGCGCCTTCTCCTCGCGCTACTCGTCATTCTCCGCGCTGACCGCCAGCGCCATCACGCCGATCTTCCTGTGGTGGGCAAAAGCCCCGCAACTCGCCGTGCTGGCCACCGCACTGACGCTCCTGCTGTGGTTCATGCATCGCGAGAACATCAAGCGACTGCTGAACGGCACCGAAGGCAAGATCGGCGCGAAAAATTGAGTCAGGCCGCTTGGGCTTCGTGATCGCGAACAATTGACGTCCTTCACCGCTGTGCCGCCTGCACGGCCTGATCCCGATCCGGCATCACGGCTTTTGAGCCGATAACTGCATGCGAATGCCGCTTCGTCAGCTCCGAGCGAAGAAGTATTTGCTGTTGACTTAGAGCGCACTCCAACCTGTAGCAAGGTCAGCGTCGTGACTAGAAGACAGAACATGAAAATCGGAGAACTCGCAAAGCGCGCCGGCTTGTCAGCACACACGATCCGCTACTACGAGCGGATCGGGCTGCTTCCTGGCGCACCGCGCAATGCCTCCCGTCAACGCGAATATGACGCTTCCATCTTGGTGTGGATTGCCTTTCTCGGACGCCTCAGGACGACCGGGATGCCGATCCGCGACATGCTGCGATACGCTCAGCTGCGCGAGCGAGGTTCGCAAACCACGGAAGACCGCCGGCTCATCCTCGAGCAGCATCGGACCAATGTCCGTGCTCGTCTGGCCGAACTTCATGACTGCCTTGCCGTCCTCGACACCAAAATCGCCGGCTATTCCGGCCTGAACACGGTGGAGAAGGACAATGACGCTGCCACAGATCACCAGACACGGCACATCCGCGAAACGCTCGAGCGCCCCCTTAAAGGTTGAGATCGTCCCGCAGGAGAACGCGGACGCCCCCGCCAGCGGAGACAGTCCGCCGGACAAAATTGCCTCCCGCCGCAACTTTCTCACAGCGCTCGGCGCAGCGGGGGCTTCGTTGGCCATTCCCGCGCAAGAAGCCGATGCAGGAACAACAGCAATGGGCAATGAGCGATTCGCACGCGGCTTCGACATACTGCGCAAGGTCGGCGGCGAGAATTTCGACGGCCCCGTCAACAGCCTGGCGGAAGTATCTGCGGATCTCGCACGCTTCACTGTGGAGTATCCGTATGGCGACGTGCTGTCTCGGCCCGGGCTCGCGCTTCCGCTGCGACAACTTTGTACGGCGGCAATGCTGCTCGCCGATGGCAGTGCCCAGCCGCAACTGAAGTATCATATGGCGGGCTATCTCAATGTCGGCGGCGAGCCGCGCGTCCTCGTCGAACTGATGTTCGTCTCCGTCGCCTTGCTCGGTTTTCCTCCGACCATCAATGCGGTCGGGCTGTTGCGCAGCATTTTCGCCGAACGAAAGCTCGCTTTCGTGCCGGTCGAGCCCGCCACGGACGATGGAACCGGACGCACGCAGAACGGCAGCGAAGCTGCAAGCCGCCTCACCGGCGGCGACATGCAGGCATATTTCGGCGAGTTTGAAAAAGCCTCGCCCGATCTGGCGCGGCTCTCGGTCGAATTCGCTTTCGGCGAAGCACTTTCTCGACAGGGACTGGATTCCAAGGCCAAGGCGCTTGTGATCATTGCTATGTTGGCGGCAGGCGGCAATCGTGCCGCTGCCCTCCGCCGGCACATCCAAGGCGCGCTAGCCCAGGGCATAACGCGAGACGAAGTGATCGAACTTTTGATGCAAGTTAGCGTCTATCGTGGCTTTCCGTGCGCCTTGAATGCCTTTGCGGTTGCCAAGGAAGCCTTTGGCGACACCGCCGTAAGCCAGCCTATATCGTTCCGCCCGGCCAATGCCGAAACCCGGCAGATGCGATTGGAGCGCGGACGCGCGGCGCTCGGAAAGACCTCGGGCGCATCCGGAGACGCCGTAGTCCGAAGCTTTGACGATATCGCCCCTGACCTCGGGCGAATGATTGTCGAACACTCCTATGGCGAGATCTTTTCGCGCACGGGGATTGACGCCAAGACGCGAGAACTAACCGCCTGCGCAGCCCTCGCTGCCGTTGGATCGAAGACCGCCGAGACACCGCTTCGCGTGCACATCAATGCCGCCCTGAATGTGGGAGCCAGCCGAGACGAAATTCTGGAGACATTGCTCAACCTAGCCCCCTATAGCGGCTATCCCGCCGTCCAGCAGGCGGTCCGGATCGCGGCTGAGGAATTCGGCAAACGAGGCTAACCGCGACCAACCCGGCGTCAGTGTCAGTTTAAAACACCCGCGCGCCCTGCTTCGCGTCGAGATCGAACTCCCAGATCTCGATGCCGCGGCTGATCAGGTGACCGTTGTTCTTGATATAATGCGAGATCAGACTCACCTTCGAATGCGGGTGAAGATGTTTGAGCACGAACAGAATCTTCCGATAGTCGCGAGGCGCCGCGCCGAACAGCAGCATGGCTTCGTTCATGCCGCGGATCTTGGCGCTCGGCCGATTGCCGGACACTGTCCGGGTGTAGGACTTGCATTCGACCAGGATGCGCGGGCTGGCGCTGCCGAGATCGAAGCGCTTGTTCTTCTGCAGCCGGTGGCCGACGGGTACGACGAAATTGCGCGCAAGCTGCACGCCCTCGGAATGAAAGAAGATCTGCGCCGCTTCCTCGAACTCACGCCCAACGGCGGCGTTGCTCGATGCGCCGATCCGCTGGAAGTTGTTCACGTCCCAAAGCATTGCCATCACTGAACACAAGCCATCAGGGCTCACCCCTACTCTCGCACCTTAAGTGCGAATGTCAATTGAATGCATCCTTAAGTTGATGGATGCTCTCCACCGGGGGAGCATGGTTTGGACAGCATCTCACAGGGCAGCAGACAGCTCACGGACGCCCAGCGGCTCGACTGGCTGCGGCTGATCCGCAGCGACAATGTGGGGCCGCGCACCTTCCGGTCGCTCATCAGCCATTTCGGCAGCGCACGCGGCGCGCTGGAGCAGCTGCCCGATCTGGCGCGCCGGGGCGGCGCGACCCGCGCCGGCCGGATCTGCAGCACCGACGATGCCCAGCGTGAACTCGACCTCGGACGCAAGATGGGTGTCGCGCTCGTCGCGCCCAGTGAGCCCGGCTACCCGCCGCGATTGGCGGGGATCGACGACGCACCGCCGCTGCTCGGCATCCGCGGCAAGGTGGATGCGCTGATGCGGCCAATGCTCGCCATCGTCGGCTCGCGCAATGCGTCCGGCGCAGGACTGAAATTCGCGGAGAGACTGGCGCGCGATCTCGGCGACGCAGGCTTCGTGATCGTGTCGGGGCTCGCACGCGGCATCGATCAGGCCGCGCATCGCGCCAGCCTGAATGCAGGCACCGTCGCGGTGCTGGCTGGCGGTCATGACAAGATCTATCCGCCCGAACACGAGGACCTGCTGCTCGCCCTGCTGGACAACGGCGGCGCGATTTCGGAGATGCCGCTCGCCCATGTCCCGCGCGCCCGCGATTTTCCCCGCCGCAATCGTCTGATCTCCGGCGCCGCGCTCGGCGTCGTGGTCATCGAAGCCGCGCATCGCTCGGGCTCGCTGATCACCGCACGGATGGCTGCCGAACAGGGCCGCGAAGTGTTTGCCGTGCCGGGCTCGCCGCTCGATCCCCGCGCCGCCGGCACCAACGACCTCATCAAGCAGGGCGCGGCGCTCGTGACCGAAGCCTCCGATGTGATCAATGCGGTCGCACCGATCATGGAGCGGCCGATCGAATTGTCGAGCCGCGAACCGGACGACGTCACGTCATTCGATGAACCAGACAGCAGCGATCGCGCGCGCGTCATCGCCTTGCTCAGTCCAAGCCCGATCGGCATCGACGATCTGATCCGCCTCGCCGGCACGTCGGCCGCCACCGTCCGCATCGTGCTGCTGGAGCTCGAGCTTGCCGGACGGCTCGAGCGTCACGGTGGCGGGCTGGTGTCGATGATCTGAGGACTCAGTCCTCCGAATTGCGCCCGTCGAAGTTTTTCCGCGCGGTGTCGATATCGGACAGATGTTGCTGCGCCCATGCGCCGAGCTTCATGACCGGATCGCTCAGGCCTCGGCCGAGATCCGTGAGTTCATAGTCCACACGCGGGGGCACGGTCGGAAACACTGTGCGCGTCACCAGCCCATCGCGTTCAAGCCCGCGCAGCGTGAGGGTCAGCATCCGCTGCGAGATGCCGCCGATCATGCGCTTCAATTCGTTGAAGCGCCGCGGGCCGTCCCCGAGCAGCATGATCACCAGCACGCTCCATTTGTCGCCGACCCGCGCCAACACTGACGCGACGCCGCGGCAGTCGCTTTCCTGATGCGGAATCGCCGGCAAAGCAGGCACCTTTTTGTGCTCGGGTTTCAAAATTGTGCCTTCTTGCGCAGTTTTTGACAGTCACTCATCTAGCGTCAGTTACAAACCTATACCAGGGATAACCCAGATGAAACTGCTCCATATCGATTCCAGCGTGCTCGGCCCCCACTCCGTCAGCCGGCAGGTATCCGCCGCCATCGCCGACCGGCTGGCGAAGGCCAATCCCGGCCTCGAGACCACCTATCGCGATCTCACCACCACGCCGCTGGCGCATCTGTCCGGCTCCCATCTCGCCGTCGCGCAGGGCGCAGCGCCCGATGCGGCGCTTCAGCCCGATCTCGCCGCCGGTAGTGCCGTGCTGGAGGAGTTTCTTGCTGCCGATATCGTGGTGATCGGCGCACCGATGTACAACTTTACCATCCCGAGCCAGCTCAAGGCCTGGATCGACCGTGTCCTCGTCGCCGGCAAGACATTCAAATATGGCGACAAGGGTGCCGAAGGCCTCGCGGGCAGCAAGCGCGTCATCGTCGCCATTTCACGCGGCGGCTTCTACGGCGCGGACATGCCGACGGCTGCCGGCGAACATCTCGAAACCTATCTGCGCTGGGTGTTCGGCTTCATCGGTGTCACCAATCTCGAATTCATCGCCGCCGACGGCATCATGATGGGACCGGAGCTACGCGAGAAAGCCGTTGCTGGTGCCTTGCAGGCAGCGACGGATCTGCACGCGGCTTAACCCAACACTCCCATAGCGAGCTTGAACCGGCCTGCCGGTTCAAGCGGTCTTGCTCGTCGGGAAGCGAGACCTCAGAACCACTCACCCGGCACATATTTATCGAGCAACAAAACGCTCAACGAGATCAACAAGCCGATTGCGCTAAACAGCGCGACCGTCGCGAGTGGGTGACTTTCGGTACGTGCAGAAATGACCGCAGGTTCGGAGATGCGCGCGACTTTGGTCATGTGGCCTCCTGTGCGTCGCTCCAGCCCGCTTCAAATGTCTGACCGGCAGCCACAATGGTTCAGCGCATTCAAACATTATCTTCAGGAGATACCGACGTACCTCGAACGCGTTCGAGAGACGCCGGCACTCTTGTACTGTTTGATCAGCAATCAGCCACGAAACGCCGGTGCGCCGGCTGGCGATGACGTGACGCCGCCATCGACAAAGATCTCCGCCCCCTGCACGTTCGATGAATCGTCGGATGCCAGAAACAGCACCGTCTTCGCGACCTCTTCCGGCTTGCCGAAACGCCCGAGCGGGATGGTCTGCGACAGGCGCTTCTCGAATGCGTTGAAAGCTTCCGGCGTCGGCGCAACACGGTCCCAGATCGGCGTCGCGGTTGCGCCGGGCGAGACGACATTGACGCGGATATTGCGCGGCGACAGCTCGGACGCCATCACGCGGGCCATCGCGCGCACGCCGGCCTTGCTCGCGGCATAGGCGGCATAGCCGGGATTGCCGAGTACCGAGATCACCGAACCGTTGAGAATGATCGACGCGCCATCGTTGAGATGCGCGGCTGCCGCCTGCACGGTGAAGAACACGGCGGTGATGTTGGTCTTCAAAACGGACTCGAATACATCAAGCGCGGTGCCGCCCACCGGCGTATGCGCGCTAATGCCGGCATTGGCGAATACGATGTCGAGCTTGCCGAATTTCTCGACCGCTTTGGTCACGGCGTTCTCTGTAGCAGCGATGTCAGTCGCATCAGCGACGATGCCGATCGCATTCGGGCCGAGTTCGGCCACTGCCGCGTCCAGCTTGGCCTTGTCGCGGCCGGTGATGGCCACCTTGGCGCCCTCAGCGACGAAGAGCTTCGCCGTGGTCAGTCCGATACCGCTATTGCCGCCCGTGATGAGCGCCGTCTTGTTCGCCAAACGCATGGTGATCTCCTGATGATCAAGTGGTTGCTTTTTAAAACCACATGGACATTTAGAGCGAGTGGTTTCATAATGCAACCACTCGACCAGTCGATCGCAAGATTTTCTTTTTCCGTCGCAGGAAAGTTGCATGGCCAAACGCACCAGTCTCAAGGACTCCACCTGCCCGGTCGCCCGCTCCATGGAGGTGATCGGCGACTGCTGGACAATGATGATCATCCGCGACGCCATGCTGGGCGCGCGCCGCTTCGGCGAATTCCAGAA
It contains:
- a CDS encoding M15 family metallopeptidase is translated as MRHALNQVVATVSAWLFLAFSAVVAHAQNLPDDFVFLRDIDPSIQQDIRYAGVNNFVGRKLSGYDSAECVVKRPVGLALQKVQRELMAQNLSLKMLDCYRPARASRDMVAWARDGNETPAQKRYNPGFSKADLFRLGYIAERSGHSTGAALDLTLVDLRAPASPTFDPNKAYASCIAPEAQRAPEASVDMGTGYDCSDAQAHTGSRAISPAQRRWRELLTSAMGKQGFVNYSKEWWHFSLPGAGARAYDFPIARQAR
- a CDS encoding aspartate carbamoyltransferase catalytic subunit, producing MTQATKSSFVLGHRHLLGIEGLSAADITGLLDLSEEYVELNRQVDKKRSSLRGRTQINLFFENSTRTQSSFELAGKRLGADVMNMSVSSSSIKKGETLIDTAMTLNAMHPDILVMRHHASGAVELLARKVDGSVINAGDGAHEHPTQALLDALTIRRNKGRLEGLVIAICGDVLHSRVARSNILLLNTMGARVRVVAPSTLLPPGIERMGVEVARDMREGLNGADIVMMLRLQRERMNGSFVPSSAEYFQYFGLDQKKLAYAKPDALVMHPGPMNRGVEIDSLVADGAQSLIREQVEMGVAVRMAVLEALARNLPNA
- a CDS encoding dihydroorotase; amino-acid sequence: MLTDRRPILLANAHLIDPSCDLDGPGDVLIADGMIRDARRGIGAAGVPEGTDIINCAGKVVAPGLVDMRAFVGEPGASHRETFASASRAAAAGGITTIICQPDTSPTIDNSATVDFVLRRARDTAIVNIHPMAALTKGLEGHEMTEIGLLKAAGAVAFTDADKSITNAQIMRRALTYARDFDALIVHYTEDPDLVGEGVMNEGERASRLGLMGIPNAAEAIMLERDMRLVALTGGRYHAASLTCIESIEILKRARDAGLRVSASASINHLTLNENDIGPYRSYLKLSPPLRTEENRRALVEAVASGLIDVIMSDHNPQDVETKRLPFAEAAPGAIGLETMLSAGLRLIHNGELTFTQLIRAMSTRPAELLGLPGGTLRPGAVADIIVIDADVPWVLDPADLKSQCKNTPFDEARFTGRVARTIVGGRTVYEHV
- the plsY gene encoding glycerol-3-phosphate 1-O-acyltransferase PlsY, encoding MIVLYIFAAALGYFLGSVPFGLVLTKLAGTQDIRTIGSGNIGATNVLRTGRKGLAAATLLLDALKGTVAVIIAGSVGGPVPAMIAGLFAFLGHLFPVWLGFKGGKGVAVYIGIMFGLYWPAAIVFCLAWLACAFSSRYSSFSALTASAITPIFLWWAKAPQLAVLATALTLLLWFMHRENIKRLLNGTEGKIGAKN
- a CDS encoding MerR family transcriptional regulator, producing MKIGELAKRAGLSAHTIRYYERIGLLPGAPRNASRQREYDASILVWIAFLGRLRTTGMPIRDMLRYAQLRERGSQTTEDRRLILEQHRTNVRARLAELHDCLAVLDTKIAGYSGLNTVEKDNDAATDHQTRHIRETLERPLKG
- a CDS encoding carboxymuconolactone decarboxylase family protein, with product MGNERFARGFDILRKVGGENFDGPVNSLAEVSADLARFTVEYPYGDVLSRPGLALPLRQLCTAAMLLADGSAQPQLKYHMAGYLNVGGEPRVLVELMFVSVALLGFPPTINAVGLLRSIFAERKLAFVPVEPATDDGTGRTQNGSEAASRLTGGDMQAYFGEFEKASPDLARLSVEFAFGEALSRQGLDSKAKALVIIAMLAAGGNRAAALRRHIQGALAQGITRDEVIELLMQVSVYRGFPCALNAFAVAKEAFGDTAVSQPISFRPANAETRQMRLERGRAALGKTSGASGDAVVRSFDDIAPDLGRMIVEHSYGEIFSRTGIDAKTRELTACAALAAVGSKTAETPLRVHINAALNVGASRDEILETLLNLAPYSGYPAVQQAVRIAAEEFGKRG
- the dprA gene encoding DNA-processing protein DprA, with amino-acid sequence MDSISQGSRQLTDAQRLDWLRLIRSDNVGPRTFRSLISHFGSARGALEQLPDLARRGGATRAGRICSTDDAQRELDLGRKMGVALVAPSEPGYPPRLAGIDDAPPLLGIRGKVDALMRPMLAIVGSRNASGAGLKFAERLARDLGDAGFVIVSGLARGIDQAAHRASLNAGTVAVLAGGHDKIYPPEHEDLLLALLDNGGAISEMPLAHVPRARDFPRRNRLISGAALGVVVIEAAHRSGSLITARMAAEQGREVFAVPGSPLDPRAAGTNDLIKQGAALVTEASDVINAVAPIMERPIELSSREPDDVTSFDEPDSSDRARVIALLSPSPIGIDDLIRLAGTSAATVRIVLLELELAGRLERHGGGLVSMI
- a CDS encoding helix-turn-helix domain-containing protein, coding for MPALPAIPHQESDCRGVASVLARVGDKWSVLVIMLLGDGPRRFNELKRMIGGISQRMLTLTLRGLERDGLVTRTVFPTVPPRVDYELTDLGRGLSDPVMKLGAWAQQHLSDIDTARKNFDGRNSED
- a CDS encoding FMN-dependent NADH-azoreductase, translated to MKLLHIDSSVLGPHSVSRQVSAAIADRLAKANPGLETTYRDLTTTPLAHLSGSHLAVAQGAAPDAALQPDLAAGSAVLEEFLAADIVVIGAPMYNFTIPSQLKAWIDRVLVAGKTFKYGDKGAEGLAGSKRVIVAISRGGFYGADMPTAAGEHLETYLRWVFGFIGVTNLEFIAADGIMMGPELREKAVAGALQAATDLHAA
- a CDS encoding glucose 1-dehydrogenase, with the translated sequence MRLANKTALITGGNSGIGLTTAKLFVAEGAKVAITGRDKAKLDAAVAELGPNAIGIVADATDIAATENAVTKAVEKFGKLDIVFANAGISAHTPVGGTALDVFESVLKTNITAVFFTVQAAAAHLNDGASIILNGSVISVLGNPGYAAYAASKAGVRAMARVMASELSPRNIRVNVVSPGATATPIWDRVAPTPEAFNAFEKRLSQTIPLGRFGKPEEVAKTVLFLASDDSSNVQGAEIFVDGGVTSSPAGAPAFRG